One genomic window of Caldibacillus debilis DSM 16016 includes the following:
- the holA gene encoding DNA polymerase III subunit delta, with protein sequence MIFDVWKQIADNQLEPLYLVYGEESFLIKETVSFILNRALQNGSDEFQHARYDLREIPVEEAVEDCLTVPFFGERKVVVFENPFFLTAENEKAKVQHDLEKLSEYVKNPNPSSVAVFLAPYKKLDERKKLTKLLLKSSVVVHAKPLTEKEMEKWIKLQVEAGGKRISGRGILALLHYVGPSLQLLKNEIEKLLLYGEENITEETVEKTVSFQSEQNVFLLADKVVKRDLPGALSVYDQLIKQNEEPIKILAALASQFRFLFQVKVLLKKGYSQSQLASMLKAHRFRVKMAAEQEKYFSEEDLLRILDQLSELDYRMKSGSANREQMLELFFIKNL encoded by the coding sequence TTGATTTTCGACGTTTGGAAACAAATCGCGGACAACCAGTTGGAGCCATTATACTTAGTATATGGAGAAGAATCGTTTTTAATCAAGGAAACGGTAAGTTTCATCCTGAATCGGGCGCTGCAGAACGGGTCCGATGAATTTCAGCATGCCCGTTACGACCTGCGGGAAATCCCCGTCGAAGAAGCCGTCGAGGACTGTTTGACCGTTCCTTTTTTTGGCGAAAGGAAGGTCGTGGTCTTTGAAAATCCGTTTTTCTTGACGGCGGAAAATGAAAAAGCCAAGGTGCAGCATGATTTGGAAAAGCTCAGCGAATATGTGAAAAATCCCAATCCTTCTTCCGTCGCCGTTTTCCTCGCCCCTTATAAAAAGCTGGACGAACGGAAAAAATTGACGAAACTCCTGCTGAAGTCCTCCGTTGTCGTTCATGCCAAACCGCTGACGGAGAAGGAAATGGAAAAATGGATCAAATTGCAGGTGGAAGCGGGAGGAAAACGGATCAGCGGCCGGGGGATTTTGGCCCTGCTCCATTACGTCGGCCCCAGTCTTCAGCTTTTGAAAAACGAAATCGAGAAACTGCTGCTGTACGGGGAAGAAAACATCACCGAGGAAACGGTGGAGAAGACGGTCTCCTTCCAGTCGGAGCAGAATGTCTTCCTGCTTGCGGACAAGGTGGTGAAGAGGGATCTGCCGGGGGCCTTATCGGTATATGATCAGCTGATCAAACAAAACGAGGAACCGATCAAGATTTTGGCTGCCTTGGCTTCCCAGTTCCGGTTTCTGTTTCAGGTGAAAGTCCTGTTGAAAAAAGGCTACAGCCAGTCCCAGCTCGCAAGCATGCTGAAAGCCCACCGCTTCCGGGTGAAGATGGCGGCGGAACAGGAAAAATATTTTTCGGAAGAGGACTTGCTCCGCATTTTGGACCAGCTTTCCGAACTGGATTACCGGATGAAGAGCGGTTCGGCCAATCGCGAGCAAATGCTGGAACTGTTTTTTATCAAAAATCTGTAG
- the rpsT gene encoding 30S ribosomal protein S20: MANTKSAEKRIRTNEKRRARNASMKSAMRTAMKKVEIAVANQDAEAAKEALKLAVRKLDKAVTKGLIHKNTANRHKSRLAKKVNALIS, translated from the coding sequence ATGGCAAACACGAAATCCGCGGAGAAACGGATCAGAACGAACGAAAAACGGAGAGCGCGCAACGCTTCCATGAAATCCGCCATGCGTACGGCGATGAAGAAAGTGGAAATCGCGGTGGCCAACCAAGATGCGGAAGCCGCCAAAGAAGCGCTGAAATTGGCCGTTCGCAAATTGGATAAAGCGGTGACCAAGGGATTGATCCACAAGAATACGGCCAACCGCCATAAATCCCGTCTTGCCAAAAAAGTCAACGCGTTGATCAGCTAA